One segment of Lutra lutra chromosome 12, mLutLut1.2, whole genome shotgun sequence DNA contains the following:
- the HSBP1L1 gene encoding heat shock factor-binding protein 1-like protein 1 isoform X2 — protein MDTRGPKTPGGDALGDAAENLFQELQEHFQALTATLNLRMEEMGNRIEDLQKNVSDLMVQAGIENSVKEQMSTHCFLTFRREPALTPSVEKEKHLTCLFFYILNFSYPQIL, from the exons ATGGACACGCGGGGACCTAAAACCCCTGGCGGGGACGCGCTGGGCGACGCG GCAGAAAATCTATTTCAGGAACTTCAAGAACATTTTCAAGCTCTGACTGCAACATTAAACCTCAGAA TGGAAGAAATGGGAAATCGCATTGAGGATCTACAGAAGAATGTCAGTGACCTAATGGTGCAAGCTGGGATCGAAAATTCTGTTAAAGAACAAATG AGTACACACTGTTTCCTCACCTTCCGTCGTGAACCCGCACTGACTCCATcagtggaaaaggaaaagcatttaaCATGTTTGTTCTTCTATATACTGAATTTTTCTTATCCACAAATCCTTTAA
- the HSBP1L1 gene encoding heat shock factor-binding protein 1-like protein 1 isoform X5 gives MDTRGPKTPGGDALGDAAENLFQELQEHFQALTATLNLRMEEMGNRIEDLQKNVSDLMVQAGIENSVKEQME, from the exons ATGGACACGCGGGGACCTAAAACCCCTGGCGGGGACGCGCTGGGCGACGCG GCAGAAAATCTATTTCAGGAACTTCAAGAACATTTTCAAGCTCTGACTGCAACATTAAACCTCAGAA TGGAAGAAATGGGAAATCGCATTGAGGATCTACAGAAGAATGTCAGTGACCTAATGGTGCAAGCTGGGATCGAAAATTCTGTTAAAGAACAAATG
- the HSBP1L1 gene encoding heat shock factor-binding protein 1-like protein 1 isoform X4: MDTRGPKTPGGDALGDAAENLFQELQEHFQALTATLNLRMEEMGNRIEDLQKNVSDLMVQAGIENSVKEQMT, translated from the exons ATGGACACGCGGGGACCTAAAACCCCTGGCGGGGACGCGCTGGGCGACGCG GCAGAAAATCTATTTCAGGAACTTCAAGAACATTTTCAAGCTCTGACTGCAACATTAAACCTCAGAA TGGAAGAAATGGGAAATCGCATTGAGGATCTACAGAAGAATGTCAGTGACCTAATGGTGCAAGCTGGGATCGAAAATTCTGTTAAAGAACAAATG accTGA
- the HSBP1L1 gene encoding heat shock factor-binding protein 1-like protein 1 isoform X3: MDTRGPKTPGGDALGDAAENLFQELQEHFQALTATLNLRMEEMGNRIEDLQKNVSDLMVQAGIENSVKEQMVRSSLRKPEDGRPVT; this comes from the exons ATGGACACGCGGGGACCTAAAACCCCTGGCGGGGACGCGCTGGGCGACGCG GCAGAAAATCTATTTCAGGAACTTCAAGAACATTTTCAAGCTCTGACTGCAACATTAAACCTCAGAA TGGAAGAAATGGGAAATCGCATTGAGGATCTACAGAAGAATGTCAGTGACCTAATGGTGCAAGCTGGGATCGAAAATTCTGTTAAAGAACAAATGGTAAGGTCATCATTAAGAAA accTGAGGATGGTAGACCAGTCACTTGA